A genomic window from Syngnathus typhle isolate RoL2023-S1 ecotype Sweden linkage group LG18, RoL_Styp_1.0, whole genome shotgun sequence includes:
- the LOC133171325 gene encoding V-type proton ATPase 116 kDa subunit a 1-like isoform X2: MDSFSTLTLQHFDPSPSIHHGWKENIWKAPGVDSKCSTNGHSGRGGVMQHLGSKTKSTTCWLVIIIMGELFRSEEMTLAQLFLQSEAAYCCVSELGELGMVQFRDLNPDVNVFQRKFVNEVRRCEEMDRKLRFVEKEIKKANIPTVDTGENPEVPFPRDMIDLEATFEKLENELKEINTNQEALKKNFLELTELKHILRRTQQFFDEMEDPNLLEESSALMEGNEGGRGAPLRLGFVAGVISRERIPTFERMLWRVCRGNVFLRKAEIEDPLEDPATGDQVHKSVFIIFFQGDQLKNRVKKICEGFRASLYPCPETPQERKEMLAGVNSRIDDLQMVLNQTEDHRQRVLQAASKTMRVWFIKVRKMKAIYHTLNLCNIDVTQKCLIAEVWCPVSDLDSIQFALRRGTERSGSTVPSILNRMTTKQTPPTFNKTNKFTSGFQNIVDAYGIGNYREINPAQYTIITFPFLFAVMFGDMGHGLLMTCAALYLVIRESRLLAQKSDNEMFNMVFAGRYIILLMGIFSVYTGVIYNDCFSKSLNMFGSGWSVRPMFGPKGANWSFQTLDGNAVLQLDPAIPGVFNGPYPLGIDPIWNIATNKLTFLNSFKMKMSVILGVIHMLFGVSLSLFNHLYFKKPLNIFLGFIPEIVFMFSLFGYLALLVFYKWTAYDALTSKDAPSLLIHFINMCLFNYSDPTTKSLYAGQMGIQILLVLIALACVPCMLVVKTLVLRRQHLWKKHLGTQKFGGVRVGNGPTEDEAGIMDHDQLSQHSEEEDEFDFGDVAVHQAIHTIEYCLGCISNTASYLRLWALSLAHAQLSEVLWSMVMRLGLSSRSGGGFFGLTIIFAAFATLTVAILLIMEGLSAFLHALRLHWVEFQNKFYSGQGFKFVPFSFESILDGRFDE; encoded by the exons ATGGATTCCTTTAGCACCTTGACACTTCAGCATTTTGACCCATCGCC GTCGATCCATCATGGATGGAAGGAAAATATTTGGAAGGCACCTGGAGTGGATTCCAAGTGCTCAACCAATGGGCACTCGGGGCGGGGTGGTGTAATGCAACATCTGGGATCAAAAACCAAATCCACTACATG ctggttggtcatcatcatcatggggGAACTATTCAGGAGTGAGGAGATGACACTGGCCCAGCTCTTTCTCCAGTCAGAGGCTGCTTACTGCTGTGTCAGTGAACTGGGAGAACTTGGCATGGTCCAATTTAGAGAT CTCAATCCGGACGTGAATGTGTTCCAGCGGAAGTTTGTGAATGAAGTGAGAAGATGTGAGGAGATGGACAGGAAATTAA GATTTGTGGAGAAGGAGATCAAGAAAGCCAATATTCCAACCGTTGACACCGGGGAAAATCCTGAGGTTCCTTTTCCAAGGGATATGATCGATTTGGAG GCTACCTTTGAGAAGTTGGAAAACGAATTGAAGGAGATCAACACGAACCAGGAAGCTCTGAAGAAGAACTTCCTGGAGTTGACGGAGCTCAAACACATTCTTCGTCGAACGCAGCAGTTCTTTGATGAG aTGGAGGATCCCAACTTATTGGAAGAGTCATCAGCCCTCATGGAAGGCAACGAAGGGGGAAGAGGTGCTCCCCTCAGATTGGG ATTTGTGGCGGGGGTGATCAGTCGAGAAAGAATTCCAACTTTTGAGAGAATGCTGTGGCGCGTGTGCCGTGGTAACGTTTTCTTACGGAAGGCAGAGATCGAAGACCCGCTGGAGGACCCCGCCACA GGAGACCAAGTCCACAAATCGGTCTTCATCATTTTCTTCCAAGGTGATCAGTTGAAGAACAGGGTGAAAAAGATTTGTGAGGG gtTCCGTGCCTCTCTGTACCCTTGCCCAGAGACTCCACAAGAGAGGAAAGAGATGTTAGCTGGAGTCAACAGCCGTATTGACGATCTCCAAATG GTTCTGAACCAGACCGAGGACCACCGTCAGCGAGTGTTGCAGGCCGCCTCAAAGACGATGCGAGTGTGGTTCATCAAGGTTCGCAAGATGAAGGCAATTTACCACACTCTGAATCTGTGCAACATCGACGTGACCCAGAAATGTCTGATCGCCGAAGTCTGGTGCCCGGTCTCGGACCTGGACTCGATCCAGTTTGCCCTACGCAGAGGAACG GAACGAAGCGGTTCCACTGTGCCATCAATCCTCAAcaggatgacaaccaaacagaCTCCGCCCACTTTTAACAAGACCAATAAATTCACCTCCGGCTTTCAGAACATTGTGGATGCATATGGCATTGGAAACTACAGGGAAATCAATCCAG CTCAATACACCATCATCACCTTCCCTTTCCTGTTTGCTGTCATGTTTGGCGACATGGGTCATGGGCTTCTAATGACCTGCGCTGCTCTTTATTTAGTCATCCGAGAAAGTCGCCTCCTCGCCCAGAAAAGTGACAATGAG ATGTTCAATATGGTGTTTGCTGGACGCTACATCATATTGCTCATGGGGATCTTCTCCGTCTACACAGGCGTCATTTACAATGATTGCTTTTCCAAATCACTAAACATGTTTGGCTCTGGATGGAGTGTCAGGCCCATGTTTGGCCCCAAAGGAGCCAATTGGTC GTTCCAAACGCTTGACGGAAACGCAGTGCTACAGTTGGACCCGGCAATCCCTGGCGTGTTCAATGGGCCTTATCCTCTGGGAATTGACCCg ATCTGGAATATTGCCACCAACAAGCTGACGTTCCTCAACTCCTTCAAAATGAAGATGTCTGTCATCCTCGGTGTTATCCACATGCTGTTTGGAGTTTCTCTGAGTCTTTTTAACCATTT GTACTTCAAGAAGCCACTGAACATCTTCCTGGGCTTCATTCCCGAGATTGTTTTCATGTTCAGCCTGTTTGGTTACCTGGCCTTGCTGGTCTTCTACAAATGGACGGCTTACGATGCATTGACTTCCAAAGATGCTCCCAGCTTGCTCATCCACTTTATCAACATGTGCCTCTTCAATTACAGTGACCCCACGACCAAATCCCTCTATGCGGGACAG ATGGGGATCCAGATTTTGCTGGTGCTCATTGCCCTCGCATGTGTCCCCTGTATGCTGGTTGTGAAAACCTTGGTGCTTCGGCGTCAGCACCTGTGGAAAAAGCACCTG GGCACTCAGAAGTTCGGAGGAGTGCGGGTGGGCAACGGGCCCACGGAGGATGAGGCTGGGATCATGGACCACGACCAGCTCTCCCAACActcagaggaggaagatgag TTTGACTTTGGTGATGTGGCTGTCCATCAAGCCATCCACACCATCGAGTACTGTCTGGGATGCATCTCCAACACGGCCTCTTATCTCCGTCTTTGGGCCCTGAGCTTGGCTCACGCGC AACTGTCAGAGGTGCTGTGGTCCATGGTAATGCGCCTGGGTTTGTCCTCCCGGAGCGGTGGCGGTTTCTTCGGCCTCACCATCATCTTTGCGGCGTTCGCCACCCTCACGGTCGCCATTCTGCTCATCATGGAGGGGCTGTCTGCCTTTTTACACGCCCTACGTCTTCACTG GGTGGAGTTCCAGAATAAATTTTATTCTGGCCAGGGCTTCAAGTTTGTCCCCTTTTCATTTGAAAGCATCCTGGATGGAAGATTTGACGAATAA
- the LOC133171325 gene encoding V-type proton ATPase 116 kDa subunit a 1-like isoform X1, producing MDSFSTLTLQHFDPSPSIHHGWKENIWKAPGVDSKCSTNGHSGRGGVMQHLGSKTKSTTCWLVIIIMGELFRSEEMTLAQLFLQSEAAYCCVSELGELGMVQFRDLNPDVNVFQRKFVNEVRRCEEMDRKLRFVEKEIKKANIPTVDTGENPEVPFPRDMIDLEATFEKLENELKEINTNQEALKKNFLELTELKHILRRTQQFFDEMEDPNLLEESSALMEGNEGGRGAPLRLGFVAGVISRERIPTFERMLWRVCRGNVFLRKAEIEDPLEDPATGDQVHKSVFIIFFQGDQLKNRVKKICEGFRASLYPCPETPQERKEMLAGVNSRIDDLQMVLNQTEDHRQRVLQAASKTMRVWFIKVRKMKAIYHTLNLCNIDVTQKCLIAEVWCPVSDLDSIQFALRRGTERSGSTVPSILNRMTTKQTPPTFNKTNKFTSGFQNIVDAYGIGNYREINPAQYTIITFPFLFAVMFGDMGHGLLMTCAALYLVIRESRLLAQKSDNEMFNMVFAGRYIILLMGIFSVYTGVIYNDCFSKSLNMFGSGWSVRPMFGPKGANWSFQTLDGNAVLQLDPAIPGVFNGPYPLGIDPIWNIATNKLTFLNSFKMKMSVILGVIHMLFGVSLSLFNHLYFKKPLNIFLGFIPEIVFMFSLFGYLALLVFYKWTAYDALTSKDAPSLLIHFINMCLFNYSDPTTKSLYAGQMGIQILLVLIALACVPCMLVVKTLVLRRQHLWKKHLSQKIQETPAENLAQSLEKTGVSSSCTGLTQQGTQKFGGVRVGNGPTEDEAGIMDHDQLSQHSEEEDEHAEEEPFDFGDVAVHQAIHTIEYCLGCISNTASYLRLWALSLAHAQLSEVLWSMVMRLGLSSRSGGGFFGLTIIFAAFATLTVAILLIMEGLSAFLHALRLHWVEFQNKFYSGQGFKFVPFSFESILDGRFDE from the exons ATGGATTCCTTTAGCACCTTGACACTTCAGCATTTTGACCCATCGCC GTCGATCCATCATGGATGGAAGGAAAATATTTGGAAGGCACCTGGAGTGGATTCCAAGTGCTCAACCAATGGGCACTCGGGGCGGGGTGGTGTAATGCAACATCTGGGATCAAAAACCAAATCCACTACATG ctggttggtcatcatcatcatggggGAACTATTCAGGAGTGAGGAGATGACACTGGCCCAGCTCTTTCTCCAGTCAGAGGCTGCTTACTGCTGTGTCAGTGAACTGGGAGAACTTGGCATGGTCCAATTTAGAGAT CTCAATCCGGACGTGAATGTGTTCCAGCGGAAGTTTGTGAATGAAGTGAGAAGATGTGAGGAGATGGACAGGAAATTAA GATTTGTGGAGAAGGAGATCAAGAAAGCCAATATTCCAACCGTTGACACCGGGGAAAATCCTGAGGTTCCTTTTCCAAGGGATATGATCGATTTGGAG GCTACCTTTGAGAAGTTGGAAAACGAATTGAAGGAGATCAACACGAACCAGGAAGCTCTGAAGAAGAACTTCCTGGAGTTGACGGAGCTCAAACACATTCTTCGTCGAACGCAGCAGTTCTTTGATGAG aTGGAGGATCCCAACTTATTGGAAGAGTCATCAGCCCTCATGGAAGGCAACGAAGGGGGAAGAGGTGCTCCCCTCAGATTGGG ATTTGTGGCGGGGGTGATCAGTCGAGAAAGAATTCCAACTTTTGAGAGAATGCTGTGGCGCGTGTGCCGTGGTAACGTTTTCTTACGGAAGGCAGAGATCGAAGACCCGCTGGAGGACCCCGCCACA GGAGACCAAGTCCACAAATCGGTCTTCATCATTTTCTTCCAAGGTGATCAGTTGAAGAACAGGGTGAAAAAGATTTGTGAGGG gtTCCGTGCCTCTCTGTACCCTTGCCCAGAGACTCCACAAGAGAGGAAAGAGATGTTAGCTGGAGTCAACAGCCGTATTGACGATCTCCAAATG GTTCTGAACCAGACCGAGGACCACCGTCAGCGAGTGTTGCAGGCCGCCTCAAAGACGATGCGAGTGTGGTTCATCAAGGTTCGCAAGATGAAGGCAATTTACCACACTCTGAATCTGTGCAACATCGACGTGACCCAGAAATGTCTGATCGCCGAAGTCTGGTGCCCGGTCTCGGACCTGGACTCGATCCAGTTTGCCCTACGCAGAGGAACG GAACGAAGCGGTTCCACTGTGCCATCAATCCTCAAcaggatgacaaccaaacagaCTCCGCCCACTTTTAACAAGACCAATAAATTCACCTCCGGCTTTCAGAACATTGTGGATGCATATGGCATTGGAAACTACAGGGAAATCAATCCAG CTCAATACACCATCATCACCTTCCCTTTCCTGTTTGCTGTCATGTTTGGCGACATGGGTCATGGGCTTCTAATGACCTGCGCTGCTCTTTATTTAGTCATCCGAGAAAGTCGCCTCCTCGCCCAGAAAAGTGACAATGAG ATGTTCAATATGGTGTTTGCTGGACGCTACATCATATTGCTCATGGGGATCTTCTCCGTCTACACAGGCGTCATTTACAATGATTGCTTTTCCAAATCACTAAACATGTTTGGCTCTGGATGGAGTGTCAGGCCCATGTTTGGCCCCAAAGGAGCCAATTGGTC GTTCCAAACGCTTGACGGAAACGCAGTGCTACAGTTGGACCCGGCAATCCCTGGCGTGTTCAATGGGCCTTATCCTCTGGGAATTGACCCg ATCTGGAATATTGCCACCAACAAGCTGACGTTCCTCAACTCCTTCAAAATGAAGATGTCTGTCATCCTCGGTGTTATCCACATGCTGTTTGGAGTTTCTCTGAGTCTTTTTAACCATTT GTACTTCAAGAAGCCACTGAACATCTTCCTGGGCTTCATTCCCGAGATTGTTTTCATGTTCAGCCTGTTTGGTTACCTGGCCTTGCTGGTCTTCTACAAATGGACGGCTTACGATGCATTGACTTCCAAAGATGCTCCCAGCTTGCTCATCCACTTTATCAACATGTGCCTCTTCAATTACAGTGACCCCACGACCAAATCCCTCTATGCGGGACAG ATGGGGATCCAGATTTTGCTGGTGCTCATTGCCCTCGCATGTGTCCCCTGTATGCTGGTTGTGAAAACCTTGGTGCTTCGGCGTCAGCACCTGTGGAAAAAGCACCTG TCACAGAAGATTCAAGAAACCCCTGCAGAGAATCTAGCGCAATCTTTAGAGAAAACAGGCGTGTCCTCATCATGCACCGGACTCACCCAACAGGGCACTCAGAAGTTCGGAGGAGTGCGGGTGGGCAACGGGCCCACGGAGGATGAGGCTGGGATCATGGACCACGACCAGCTCTCCCAACActcagaggaggaagatgag CACGCAGAGGAAGAGCCG TTTGACTTTGGTGATGTGGCTGTCCATCAAGCCATCCACACCATCGAGTACTGTCTGGGATGCATCTCCAACACGGCCTCTTATCTCCGTCTTTGGGCCCTGAGCTTGGCTCACGCGC AACTGTCAGAGGTGCTGTGGTCCATGGTAATGCGCCTGGGTTTGTCCTCCCGGAGCGGTGGCGGTTTCTTCGGCCTCACCATCATCTTTGCGGCGTTCGCCACCCTCACGGTCGCCATTCTGCTCATCATGGAGGGGCTGTCTGCCTTTTTACACGCCCTACGTCTTCACTG GGTGGAGTTCCAGAATAAATTTTATTCTGGCCAGGGCTTCAAGTTTGTCCCCTTTTCATTTGAAAGCATCCTGGATGGAAGATTTGACGAATAA